One Nodosilinea sp. PGN35 genomic window, AAACCGGGAACTTGCCCATCACCATTGGTTGGGGTTCTACCCGCGATAAAAATGGCCAACCCTTCAAGCTGGGCGATCGCATCACCCGAGACGAGGCCGACGCGCTGCTGCTGGCGCAGGTGGCCAACACCTATCTGCCGCCCCAGCAGCGCATTCCCGCCTGGGGGGCCATGAACGACAATCAGCGCGGGGCCATTCTCAGTTTTGCCTACAACCTGGGAGCCAACTTCTACGGGGCCAGCGGGTTCGAAACCATCTCGCGGGTGCTGCGCAACCAGGAGTGGCAAAACATTGAGGCGGCCCTAATTCTCTACCGTAACCCCGGCACCAATGTGGAAGAGGGCCTGCTGCGCCGCCGTCTGTCGGAAGCCAACGTGTTTTTAGCGGGCACGCCGGGAATCGCCCTCAGCACCGCCGGACAGCGGTACCTGGCGGGAGGCCGCACCCCCAGCGGCAACCGTTTCCTGAGCCAGGAGGCCCAGGCCTATCTGGCCAACCGGCCCACGGTGTCCAGCGGTGGCGGCGGCGTGCCGACCTCTCCAGGATCGCGGCTGCTCTCCCTCACCAACCCCTACACCAGCGGGCAGGATGTGCAGCAGGTGCAGCAGGCCCTGGTGCGCTGGGGGGCAAATCTAGTGGCTGACGGCTATTTTGGCCCGGCAACGGCGATCGCCGTCGAGCAGTTTCAGCGATCGCAGGGGCTTACCGCCGACGGCATCGTTGGCCCCCAGACCTGGGCCAGGCTACAGCAGTCGCCCCCGGCCCCACCCCCGGCCCAAAACCGGCTGCTGCGGCTCACCAGCCCCCTGACCTCGGGCAGCGATGTGCTAACGCTGCAGCAGGCCCTCAACCGCCAGGGCGTAGCCGTCACCGCCGACGGCATCTTTGGCCCCGCCACCGATCGCGCCGTGCGCCAGTTTCAGGCCAGTCGGGGCCTCGTCGCCGATGGCATTGTCGGCCCCCAAACCTGGGCCAGACTGCAACAGCAGGCCACTCCCACCCCGCCAGCCTCGCCCTCTTTTATTCGAGTGCTGAGGCTGGCCAACCCCTTCACCCGAGGCGACGATGTGCGGGCTGTGCAGCAGGCGATCGCCCGTGCCGGCATTCCAGTGGTGGCTGATGGCGTGTTTGGCCCCGCCACCGATCGCGCCGTGCGCCAGTTTCAGGCCAGCCGAGGGCTAGCGGTCGATGGCATCGTCGGCTCCCGCACCCGCGCCAGCCTCGGGGTTTAAAGCCATTCCAGCCACAAACCGTGGCGGTGGTGGCTTGGGTTGTTTTAGATGGTGGGCTTGCCCTAAATTGCTCGATTCCCCAATGGTGCATCGCTTCGCGAATGCACCCTACCCCGTACCCCCTCACTCTCCACCTTCCTCACCCCCTACTTCCCTACCCTCCTCCCATGAACCTCTTCTACCGCAACCGCCAGCTCCTGCTGCTCACCCTGGTGCTGATCGTCGTCTGGGGGCTGTCGGCCTTTCTCACCCTGCCGCGCCTAGAAGACCCGGAGATCGTGCAGCGCTTTGCCCGCGTCACCACCTTTTTGCCGGGGGCAACGCCGGAGCGGGTCGAGACCCTGGTGACGGAGAAGATCGAGGATCGGCTGTTTGAGCTAGAGGAAATTGAGTCGCTGCGATCGACCAGCGGCGCTGGCATTTCGGTCATTACCGTGGAGCTGAAGGACACCATTGCCGACGTGGCCCCGGTGTGGGCCAAGGTGCGCAGCAAGGTGGATGACGCGGTGGCCGAACTGCCCGCCGAAGCCACGGTGCCCGAGTACGCCGACAGCTCCACCAAGGCCAGCGCCCTGATTGTGGGCCTTACCTGGACGCGGGATGATGCGCCCAACTACGCGATCCTGGGGCGGCTGGCGGCGGCCCTGGAGGATCGCCTGCGGGCCATTCCCGGCACGGAGACGGTGGATGTCTTTGGCGAGCCTGACGAAGAGATTCGAGTGGATGTGGCGGCGACGGAGCTGTCGCGGCTGGGGCTGTCGGCGGCGGGGCTCTCCCAGCAGATTGCCGCCAGCGATGCCAAGGTGGCGGCGGGGCAGTTTCGCAGTGCCAGGGCTGAATTTTTGCTGGAGGTCAACAGCAGCCTCAGCACCCTGGAGCAGATCCGCGCCATCCCCATCGCCGCCGGAGGTGACGGCCAGGTGGCGCGGTTGGGGGACATCGCCACCGTCACCAAAGGGGTACAAGACCCGCCGAGCGATCTGGCCCTGGTGAATGGCCACGGGGCGATCGCCCTCTCGGCCAGGGTTGAGTCGGCCCAGCGGGTTGACCAGTGGGCGGTGCAGGCTAAGACCGTGCTCGATGCCTTTCGCCGCGAACTGCCCGACGGACTGGATCTCCAGGTGGTGCTCGACCAGAGCCAGTACGTGCAGCAGCGGCTGAACGGGGTGATTGGCAACCTGATTTTGGGTTCGCTGCTGGTGATTGGCGTCTCGCTGATGATGTTGGGCTGGAAGTCGGCCCTGCTGGTGGGGCTGGCCCTGCCCCTGACCACTCTGATGGTGTTTGGCACCATGAAGGTGCTCGGTGTACCGCTGCACCAGATGTCGGTGACGGGGGTGATTATTGCTCTGGGGCTGCTGATCGACAACGCCATCATTGCCGTAGATGAGGTGCAGGGGCGGCTGCGGGCGGGCACTGCGCCGGGGGAGGCCGTGGCCCAGACGGTGCGCCACCTGCTGGTGCCGCTGCTGGCCTCGACCCTGACAACGGTGCTGGCCTTTGTCCCCATTGCCACGTCACCGGGGGGCGTGGGCGAATTTATTGGCACCATTGGCCTGACGGTGATCTTGGCGCTGCTGAGCTCACTGGCGCTGTCGCTGACGGTGATTGTCTCGCTGGTGGGACGGCTGCACCAGTGGAACCCGCTGCCCATCGCCTGGGGCTGGTGGCAGCACGGCTTTGCCAACGACGCCCTGGCCAACGGCTATCGGCAAACGCTGCGGGCGGTGCTGCGGCGACCCTGGCTGGGCGTTGGCCTGTCGCTCATGCTGCCGGTGATGGGCTTTGCGGTATTTGCCACCCTCCCCCAGCAGTTCTTTCCGCCCACCAACCGCAACCAGTTTCAGATTGAGTTTGAGCTGCCCACCCAGGTGCCGCTGGCTATCACCCAGCGCCAAGTTCAGCAGGCGCGGGAGCTGGCCCTGGCCCACCCCGAGATCGACGATGTGCACTGGTTTATGGGCCGCAGCGCGCCGCCCTTTTTCTACAACGTGCTCGACAACCGTCGCAATGCCCAAAACTACGCCCAGGGCATTGTGCACCTGAGCAGCACCAATCATATTCGAGAGACAATCCGAACCCTCCAAACTGAGCTAGATGCGGCCTTTCCCCAGGCCCAGGTGCTGGTGAAGCAGCTGGAGCAGGGGCCACCCTTCGACGCCCCCATTGAGCTGCGGGTCTACGGCTCAGACTTGGCGGGGCTGCGGGCAGTGGGCGATCGCCTCCGGGCTGAGCTGGCCCAGGTGCCCGACGTGGTGCACACCCGCGCCACCCTGACCGAGGCCCTGCCCAAGCTGGCCCTCACGGTGGATGAAGCCCAGGCCCGCCGCCTGGGGCTCGACAACCAGGCCATTGCCGGGCAGCTCAATGCCGCTCTCGACGGGCGCACGGGCGGTTCGGTGCTGGATGGCAGCCGCGACATTCCGGTGCGGGTGCGGGTACCGACAGAGCAGCAGGGCGACCTGGGGGCAATCGCCGCCCTCGATATCGTCACCGCCGGGGGGCAGATGCCCCTCGATGCGATCGCCGCCCTCGACCTAGTGCCCGACATCGCCAGCATCAGCCGCCGCAACGGCCAGCGGATCAACACGGTACAGGGGTTCATCACCGCTGGGTCGCTGCCCAGCGCGGTGCTGGCTGCCTTTCAAACACGGTTGGCCGAGCAGAGTTTTGAGCTGCCCCCCGGCTACCGCATTGAGTACGGCGGCGAAGCCGATGCCAGGGGGACAGCGGTAGGCAATCTGCTCTCCACCGTCGGCGTACTGATGATTCTCATGACCGCCACGCTGGTGCTGTCGTTCAATTCCTTTGGGCTGGCGGCGCTGATCGGTACCGTGGCGATTCTCTCCGTGGGTCTTGCCGCCCTGGCGCTGAAGCTGTTTGGCTCAATTTTTGGCTTCACCGCCATCCTGGGCACCCTGGGGCTGATTGGTCTGGCGATCAACGACTCGATTGTGGTGCTGGCTGCCCTGCGCGAACACCCCGAAGCCCGGTTGGGCCATCCCCAGGCAGTCGAAGATGTGGTATTTCACGCCACCCGCCACGTAATCGCAACGACGGTGACCACCATCGTCGGCTTTGTGCCGCTAATGCTCGACCCGACGGGGTTTTGGCCGCCGCTGGCGATCGCGATCGCAGGCGGTCTCGGCGGCGCGACCCTGCTGGCGCTCTACTACATTCCGTCGGTCTACCGGCTGCTCAGCTACCGTCGCCCGTCACCAGCAGCTCAAACTTTTGCAAACCCAGCTTTTCCTAAACTGTAGCTAGAAAGCCAGAGCAGCCCAGTGCTAAATAGCGCCCTAGCTGAAGTCTTACCCCCAGACGCAACCGATTTGCCTCTCTACCTTAGCTAAGGCATTGGGATCCCAAAAAGCGTTTGAACGTTTAGGTCGCGGCCATATCCCGGCTGAAGTGGTGACCGCAGAGTCCTACGCGGTCAAATTCCACCGTCCTTGAATCGAGCAAGTCGGTAAGAATTGAAATATAGCGATCCAGCACAAATCGTGAAAAATTCTTGGCACAGGCATTTTGCCCGTAGGCAAGATATCCACCCGATCTCGCCAAATCAACTGGAATTGCCGTATCCCTTCGGGTAGGCTGCAATCGCTTAGTTTATGTAGATTCTAGGCAATTTAAACCATTGCGGAACTTAAGCTGCCCTTTCGGCTTCTAAGGCTAAGGGGTTAGACTACCCCAGATTCACCTGCCGAGTTGAGCGATCTTCATCAGCGCAATTTGAGGACTATTGATGGAATTGGGCAGCGATCGCCTACAATCGATTTGCTAATTTGCCCGTTGATGTGTCGGACTCAAGAGTACCAGCGTCTATGTACAGCAGTTACCAATACAAGAAGAAAGCATCCCGTCGCCGTTTGCGGTTTGTACTGTTTCTTCTATTGCTAATTGGCATTCCTGTTGGCATCGAATTTTTGACCCGGTTGGTGGCTCAGGCCACCGGCACTAGCGATCGCTTCACCGCCAATCCCACATCCGATATTGTCAACTCCTATCACCTACGGTTTGTCAGTCGAGAGGGCCAACCCTACGCTGGTTTACCAAACGACGGCAAGCTTAACGCAGTGCGAGATCCCCTACTGGGTTATCGATTGGTAGGCAACCAACAGAGCAGTTTTTGGCAAATTAACGACAGTGGATTTCGAGACGAAGAAGCCGTACCCAGCACCAAAGCAGCCGGGGAAATCAGAATTTTTGTCCTCGGTGGCTCAACAGCCTTTGGCCAGCTGAGCTCCAACAATCAGACCACCTTCGCCAGCAAATTAGAAACTCGCCTCAACGATCAGGTTGCCCAACAGCGAGCTAACCCTAGCCAGTTTCAGCCCAGCGCACTACCCTTTCGGGCTGACCAGGTGCAAGCAGCCCTGGCGCTGCCGCCGCGCATTCGCGATGGGCAATACCGAGTCGTCAACGCCGCCGTACCCGGCTACGCATCGGGCAATGAGCTGGCCATGCTAACCCAGCGGATTGCCGCTTACAACCCAGACTTTGTCGTAGTCGTCGGAGGCTATGCCGACCTGATGCTACCCAGCACTGACCGAGGCAGCGATGTGCCCGGGCTAGAACAATATTTGACCGGCGGAAGTCAGTCCCTGAGGGCGCAGCTGAGCGAGCAGACGCAGGACTGGTTCAATCAACTCTACGTGGTGCAGGGCATTAGGCGCTACGGTCTACAACGGCAGCAGACAGAACCTCGCTTGGCAGAGCCGCTCAACCTCTATGCTCCTACTATTGAGTCTACCCTCCGCGATCGCCTACCCGTTAACCAAGCTGACCTTGAACAGCGCCTTGAGCGCTACGGTCGCCATGTACGACAAATGGTGAACTGGGCAGCAGCCAATCAAAAGCGCCTAATTATTGGTATTGAGCCTGAAATCTCAACCCGTCGGCCAGAAGCTCTAACCCCAGAAGAATCGGCAATTTTAGCCGAGCTAGACAATGCTTACCTAGAGCAAATGCGCATCGGCTTTGCAGAATTAGCCACCATTGCCAAGCAGGCAAGTCAGCAATCGGCCAATGCTCAAGTCCTAGATTTCTATCCAATTTACGAAAACTTTGCTGGGCAGGCTTTTCAAAGCCCCATCGG contains:
- a CDS encoding SGNH/GDSL hydrolase family protein; protein product: MYSSYQYKKKASRRRLRFVLFLLLLIGIPVGIEFLTRLVAQATGTSDRFTANPTSDIVNSYHLRFVSREGQPYAGLPNDGKLNAVRDPLLGYRLVGNQQSSFWQINDSGFRDEEAVPSTKAAGEIRIFVLGGSTAFGQLSSNNQTTFASKLETRLNDQVAQQRANPSQFQPSALPFRADQVQAALALPPRIRDGQYRVVNAAVPGYASGNELAMLTQRIAAYNPDFVVVVGGYADLMLPSTDRGSDVPGLEQYLTGGSQSLRAQLSEQTQDWFNQLYVVQGIRRYGLQRQQTEPRLAEPLNLYAPTIESTLRDRLPVNQADLEQRLERYGRHVRQMVNWAAANQKRLIIGIEPEISTRRPEALTPEESAILAELDNAYLEQMRIGFAELATIAKQASQQSANAQVLDFYPIYENFAGQAFQSPIGLTDEAYTLMSDRLYEAISSQVALQPQPYGF
- a CDS encoding efflux RND transporter permease subunit yields the protein MNLFYRNRQLLLLTLVLIVVWGLSAFLTLPRLEDPEIVQRFARVTTFLPGATPERVETLVTEKIEDRLFELEEIESLRSTSGAGISVITVELKDTIADVAPVWAKVRSKVDDAVAELPAEATVPEYADSSTKASALIVGLTWTRDDAPNYAILGRLAAALEDRLRAIPGTETVDVFGEPDEEIRVDVAATELSRLGLSAAGLSQQIAASDAKVAAGQFRSARAEFLLEVNSSLSTLEQIRAIPIAAGGDGQVARLGDIATVTKGVQDPPSDLALVNGHGAIALSARVESAQRVDQWAVQAKTVLDAFRRELPDGLDLQVVLDQSQYVQQRLNGVIGNLILGSLLVIGVSLMMLGWKSALLVGLALPLTTLMVFGTMKVLGVPLHQMSVTGVIIALGLLIDNAIIAVDEVQGRLRAGTAPGEAVAQTVRHLLVPLLASTLTTVLAFVPIATSPGGVGEFIGTIGLTVILALLSSLALSLTVIVSLVGRLHQWNPLPIAWGWWQHGFANDALANGYRQTLRAVLRRPWLGVGLSLMLPVMGFAVFATLPQQFFPPTNRNQFQIEFELPTQVPLAITQRQVQQARELALAHPEIDDVHWFMGRSAPPFFYNVLDNRRNAQNYAQGIVHLSSTNHIRETIRTLQTELDAAFPQAQVLVKQLEQGPPFDAPIELRVYGSDLAGLRAVGDRLRAELAQVPDVVHTRATLTEALPKLALTVDEAQARRLGLDNQAIAGQLNAALDGRTGGSVLDGSRDIPVRVRVPTEQQGDLGAIAALDIVTAGGQMPLDAIAALDLVPDIASISRRNGQRINTVQGFITAGSLPSAVLAAFQTRLAEQSFELPPGYRIEYGGEADARGTAVGNLLSTVGVLMILMTATLVLSFNSFGLAALIGTVAILSVGLAALALKLFGSIFGFTAILGTLGLIGLAINDSIVVLAALREHPEARLGHPQAVEDVVFHATRHVIATTVTTIVGFVPLMLDPTGFWPPLAIAIAGGLGGATLLALYYIPSVYRLLSYRRPSPAAQTFANPAFPKL
- a CDS encoding peptidoglycan-binding protein, with amino-acid sequence MIVPQLTYGNKASRGVDTLAVDLYDFLREVIAMAGVPTPGLDLIKTFEGLSLQAYPDPKTGNLPITIGWGSTRDKNGQPFKLGDRITRDEADALLLAQVANTYLPPQQRIPAWGAMNDNQRGAILSFAYNLGANFYGASGFETISRVLRNQEWQNIEAALILYRNPGTNVEEGLLRRRLSEANVFLAGTPGIALSTAGQRYLAGGRTPSGNRFLSQEAQAYLANRPTVSSGGGGVPTSPGSRLLSLTNPYTSGQDVQQVQQALVRWGANLVADGYFGPATAIAVEQFQRSQGLTADGIVGPQTWARLQQSPPAPPPAQNRLLRLTSPLTSGSDVLTLQQALNRQGVAVTADGIFGPATDRAVRQFQASRGLVADGIVGPQTWARLQQQATPTPPASPSFIRVLRLANPFTRGDDVRAVQQAIARAGIPVVADGVFGPATDRAVRQFQASRGLAVDGIVGSRTRASLGV